Proteins encoded within one genomic window of Bradyrhizobium sp. 186:
- a CDS encoding F0F1 ATP synthase subunit B has product MTAKEYSMAESHGGAKGPAAGAHTEADGGHHGGGFPPFESSTFASQLVSLAIFFVVLYVIVSKLALPRIGGAIEARQNKIEGDLAEAQKLKDQSDAALKAYEGELASARARAQAIGNETRDKLNAQAEAERKALEEQLAAKLAGAEKTIASTRTAAMSNVRGIAADAAGTIVQRLTGVVPDAASVNAAVDASLKG; this is encoded by the coding sequence ATGACAGCAAAGGAGTACTCCATGGCTGAAAGTCATGGCGGCGCAAAAGGTCCGGCGGCGGGCGCTCACACCGAGGCTGACGGTGGTCACCACGGTGGCGGCTTTCCGCCGTTCGAGAGCAGCACCTTTGCTTCGCAATTGGTGTCGCTCGCGATCTTCTTCGTCGTGCTTTATGTGATCGTGTCAAAGCTCGCTCTGCCGCGTATCGGCGGTGCGATCGAGGCGCGTCAGAACAAGATCGAGGGCGACCTCGCCGAGGCGCAGAAACTGAAGGACCAGTCCGACGCGGCGCTGAAGGCCTATGAAGGCGAGCTCGCTTCGGCGCGCGCGCGGGCACAGGCGATCGGCAACGAGACCCGCGACAAGCTGAACGCTCAGGCGGAAGCCGAGCGCAAGGCGCTGGAAGAGCAGTTGGCGGCCAAGCTAGCCGGGGCGGAGAAGACCATCGCCTCGACCCGCACGGCTGCCATGAGCAACGTCCGCGGCATCGCGGCCGATGCGGCAGGCACGATCGTGCAGCGGCTCACGGGTGTCGTTCCAGACGCTGCGTCGGTCAATGCCGCCGTTGACGCGTCCTTGAAGGGTTAG
- a CDS encoding F0F1 ATP synthase subunit A, with protein sequence MKIDPIHQFNIEPLFTIGHIGNHTIAFTNSSLYMLVAVAVISLLMLASGTQLVPGRLQSVAEISYEFVASTIRSTAGAEGMKFFPLIFSLFMFICVSNLVGIIPYTFTISSHLIVTAALALLVFFTVLIYGIYKNGLKFFKIFVPHGVPIYILPLVMFIEILSFFLRPVSHSVRLFANMLAGHIALKVFAGFVAMLGFSLGAVGWIGGVLPLALTVALTSLELLVAFLQAYVFAILTCIYLNDAIHPGH encoded by the coding sequence ATGAAAATCGATCCGATCCACCAGTTCAACATCGAGCCTCTCTTCACGATCGGCCATATCGGCAATCACACGATCGCCTTCACCAATTCATCGCTGTACATGCTGGTGGCGGTGGCGGTGATCTCGCTCCTGATGCTCGCCAGCGGCACCCAGCTCGTTCCCGGGCGCCTCCAGTCGGTCGCCGAGATCTCCTACGAGTTCGTGGCTTCGACCATCCGTTCGACCGCCGGCGCGGAAGGCATGAAGTTCTTCCCGCTGATCTTCTCGCTGTTCATGTTCATCTGCGTCTCGAACCTGGTCGGCATCATCCCCTACACGTTCACGATCTCGAGCCATCTGATCGTCACCGCGGCGCTTGCGCTGCTGGTCTTCTTCACCGTCCTGATCTACGGCATCTACAAGAACGGCCTGAAATTCTTCAAGATTTTCGTTCCCCACGGCGTCCCCATCTACATCCTGCCGCTGGTCATGTTCATCGAGATCCTGTCGTTCTTCCTGCGGCCGGTCTCCCACAGCGTCCGTCTCTTTGCCAACATGCTGGCCGGCCACATCGCGCTGAAGGTGTTCGCGGGCTTCGTCGCCATGCTCGGCTTCTCGCTCGGCGCCGTCGGCTGGATCGGTGGCGTGCTGCCGCTGGCGCTCACGGTCGCGCTGACCTCGCTGGAGCTGCTGGTCGCGTTCCTCCAGGCCTATGTGTTCGCGATCCTGACCTGCATCTACCTCAACGACGCCATTCATCCGGGACACTGA
- a CDS encoding F0F1 ATP synthase subunit C: MDPAAAKLIGAGIACIGMGGAGVGVGVIFGNYLAAAVRNPSAAQGQFGNLIFGFAVTEALGIFSLLIALLLLFVPL; the protein is encoded by the coding sequence ATGGATCCGGCAGCAGCAAAACTTATCGGCGCGGGTATCGCGTGCATCGGCATGGGCGGTGCGGGCGTCGGCGTGGGCGTGATCTTCGGCAACTATCTCGCCGCAGCGGTTCGCAACCCGTCGGCCGCTCAGGGCCAGTTCGGCAACCTGATCTTCGGCTTCGCCGTGACCGAAGCGCTCGGCATCTTCTCGCTGCTGATCGCGCTGCTGCTGCTGTTCGTTCCGCTCTGA
- a CDS encoding AtpZ/AtpI family protein, whose amino-acid sequence MAQSTGHGENGNGDRSSEEAALSERLGKLDQRLSEFRDRRIKTEQPAGDGEDRAARASAMALGFRLSSELIAGVVVGAGIGWGFDRLLSTSPFGFIVFLLLGFVAGVVNVVRTAGAGQNRRGGS is encoded by the coding sequence ATGGCACAGAGCACGGGACACGGCGAGAATGGAAATGGCGATAGATCGTCCGAGGAAGCTGCGCTTTCCGAACGGCTCGGAAAACTTGATCAGCGGTTGTCCGAATTTCGGGACCGACGGATCAAGACCGAGCAACCCGCAGGTGACGGTGAAGACAGAGCGGCCAGAGCCTCGGCGATGGCGCTTGGTTTCCGGTTATCCTCCGAGTTGATCGCCGGGGTCGTCGTCGGAGCGGGGATTGGCTGGGGTTTCGACCGCTTGCTGTCGACGTCGCCTTTCGGATTTATCGTGTTCCTGCTGCTGGGCTTCGTGGCCGGCGTGGTGAATGTGGTGAGGACGGCGGGTGCGGGTCAAAACAGGCGCGGTGGTTCTTAG
- a CDS encoding response regulator transcription factor, with translation MNAPSTHLVIADDHPLFRDALRQAVAGVLTSARIDEAGSFEDLTKLLEQTSDVDLILLDLSMPGISGFSGLIYLRAQYPAIPVVIVSASDDSATIRRSLDFGASGFIPKRFGVETLRDAILKVMEGDVWVPADTDLSAAADPDMTRLRDRLVTLTPQQVRVLMMLSEGLLNKQIAYELGVSEATIKAHVSAILQKLGVESRTQAVIAAARIAGGQWRQGTPTG, from the coding sequence ATGAACGCTCCTTCGACCCATCTCGTCATTGCCGATGACCATCCGCTGTTCCGCGACGCGCTGCGGCAGGCAGTGGCGGGCGTCCTGACCTCGGCCAGGATCGACGAGGCCGGCTCCTTCGAGGATCTGACCAAGCTGCTGGAACAGACGTCTGACGTCGACCTGATCCTGCTCGACCTCTCGATGCCCGGGATCTCCGGCTTTTCCGGCCTGATCTATCTGCGCGCGCAATATCCGGCGATCCCGGTGGTCATCGTCTCGGCCTCCGACGACAGCGCCACGATCCGCCGCTCGCTCGATTTCGGTGCCTCCGGCTTCATCCCGAAGCGCTTCGGCGTCGAGACGCTGCGCGATGCCATCCTCAAGGTGATGGAGGGCGATGTCTGGGTTCCCGCCGACACCGACCTGTCGGCCGCCGCCGACCCCGACATGACGCGTCTGCGCGACCGCTTGGTGACGCTGACCCCGCAGCAGGTGCGCGTTTTGATGATGCTGTCGGAGGGACTCCTCAACAAGCAGATCGCCTACGAGCTCGGCGTCTCCGAGGCCACCATCAAGGCGCATGTCTCGGCGATCCTGCAAAAGCTCGGCGTCGAGAGCCGGACGCAGGCGGTGATCGCGGCCGCCAGGATCGCCGGCGGGCAGTGGCGGCAGGGCACCCCGACGGGGTGA
- a CDS encoding secondary thiamine-phosphate synthase enzyme YjbQ — MTPEKHMTRSAPSTVQATTVTSSLLTVQTPGRGFTDLTSEVAKFIDEVHARDGALTLFIRHTSASLTIQENADPSVLVDLTTALSRLAPENAGWTHDTEGPDDMPAHVKTMLTQTSLHVPVLNGALALGTWQAIYLVEHRARPHRREIVLQFIGGNQ, encoded by the coding sequence ATGACACCTGAGAAGCACATGACGCGCTCGGCACCATCGACGGTGCAGGCCACCACCGTCACCTCGTCGCTGCTCACTGTGCAGACGCCGGGGCGCGGCTTCACCGATCTCACCAGCGAAGTCGCGAAGTTCATCGACGAGGTTCACGCGCGCGACGGCGCGCTGACGCTGTTCATCCGCCACACATCGGCCTCGCTGACGATCCAGGAAAATGCCGATCCCTCGGTGCTGGTCGATCTCACCACCGCGCTGTCGCGGCTCGCGCCGGAGAATGCCGGCTGGACCCATGATACCGAGGGGCCGGACGACATGCCGGCGCACGTCAAGACCATGCTGACGCAGACCTCGCTGCACGTGCCGGTCCTGAACGGCGCGCTGGCGCTCGGAACGTGGCAGGCGATCTATCTGGTCGAGCACCGCGCCCGTCCGCACCGGCGCGAGATCGTGCTGCAATTCATCGGCGGCAACCAATAA
- a CDS encoding GNAT family protein, translating into MALFRLPSSGPAALAPRGNGLLLRAPQMSDFLQWAHLRETSRDYLTPWEPIWPSDDLTRSGFRRRLRRYSEDIAADRSYPFLVFRELDGAMVGGITLANVRRGIVQAGTIGYWIGQPHAHRGYMTAALRVLLPTLFGELNLHRVEAACIPTNAPSIRVLEKCGFSREGLARRYLCINGIWQDHLLFGLLHEDFRG; encoded by the coding sequence ATGGCCCTGTTTCGCCTGCCTTCCAGTGGACCCGCCGCCCTCGCGCCGCGCGGCAACGGTCTGTTACTGCGCGCGCCGCAGATGTCGGACTTCCTGCAATGGGCCCACCTGCGCGAGACCAGCCGCGACTACCTCACGCCCTGGGAGCCGATCTGGCCGTCGGACGATCTCACCCGGTCCGGCTTCCGCCGCCGCCTGCGCCGCTATTCCGAGGACATCGCCGCGGACCGCTCCTATCCCTTTCTGGTGTTCCGGGAGCTCGACGGCGCCATGGTCGGCGGCATCACGCTGGCCAATGTCCGGCGCGGCATCGTGCAGGCCGGCACCATCGGCTACTGGATCGGCCAACCCCATGCCCATCGCGGCTACATGACGGCCGCGCTGCGGGTGCTGCTGCCGACGCTGTTCGGTGAGCTCAATCTGCACCGGGTCGAGGCTGCCTGCATCCCCACCAATGCGCCCTCGATCCGGGTGCTGGAAAAATGCGGCTTCTCCCGCGAGGGGCTGGCGCGCCGCTATCTCTGCATCAACGGGATCTGGCAGGACCACCTGTTGTTCGGCTTGCTGCACGAGGATTTCCGCGGCTGA
- a CDS encoding MFS transporter — protein sequence MTKDERFVILASSLGTVFEWYDFYLYGSLASIIGAQFFSAYPPATRDIFALLAFAAGFLVRPFGAIVFGRIGDIVGRKYTFLVTILIMGLSTFIVGLLPSAATIGIAAPIILIALRLAQGLALGGEYGGAATYVAEHAPNGKRGYYTSFIQTTATLGLFLSLLVILFTRTATGETDFAAWGWRIPFLVSVLLLGVSVWIRLRLNESPIFQKMKDEGKSSKAPLTEAFGNWQNGKLVLLALLGGTMGQGVVWYTGQFYALFFLQSILKVDGYTANLLIAWSLLLGTGFFIVFGVLSDRIGRKPIILGGCLIAALTFFPIFKMITTNANPALEKAIEQTKVEVVADPAGCGDLFNPVGTRVFTLPCDTARAFLSQSSVKYSTSSGAAGSGVKVVVNGKDVAYANAKDSNPAVLAAVQAAGYPKAGDAGIVKMSNPFDIFRPQVAAIIGLLFILVIFVTMVYGPIAAMLVELFPTRIRYTSMSLPYHIGNGWFGGLLPATAFAIVASTGDIYAGLWYPIAFAVITAVVGFLFLPETKDVDIKAN from the coding sequence ATGACGAAGGATGAGCGTTTCGTCATCCTCGCATCGTCGCTGGGTACCGTCTTCGAGTGGTACGATTTCTACCTCTACGGATCGCTGGCTTCGATCATTGGCGCGCAGTTCTTCTCGGCTTATCCGCCGGCAACGCGCGACATCTTCGCATTGCTGGCTTTCGCTGCCGGCTTCCTGGTCCGTCCGTTCGGCGCCATCGTGTTCGGGCGTATCGGCGACATCGTTGGTCGCAAATACACCTTCCTCGTCACCATCCTGATCATGGGTCTGTCGACCTTCATCGTCGGCCTGCTGCCGAGTGCAGCGACCATCGGTATCGCGGCCCCGATCATCCTGATCGCGCTGCGCCTCGCCCAGGGCCTCGCCCTCGGCGGCGAGTATGGCGGTGCGGCGACCTATGTCGCGGAGCACGCCCCCAACGGCAAGCGCGGCTACTACACCTCCTTCATCCAGACCACCGCGACACTCGGCCTGTTCCTGTCGCTGCTGGTGATTCTGTTCACCCGCACCGCGACCGGCGAAACCGACTTCGCGGCATGGGGCTGGCGTATCCCGTTCCTGGTCTCGGTGCTGCTGCTCGGCGTCTCGGTCTGGATCCGGCTCCGCCTCAATGAATCGCCGATCTTCCAGAAGATGAAGGATGAGGGCAAGAGCTCGAAGGCGCCGCTGACAGAGGCCTTCGGCAACTGGCAGAACGGCAAGCTCGTGCTGCTCGCGCTGCTCGGCGGCACGATGGGCCAGGGCGTGGTGTGGTACACCGGCCAGTTCTACGCGCTGTTCTTCCTGCAATCGATCCTGAAGGTCGACGGCTATACCGCCAACCTGCTGATCGCCTGGTCGCTACTGCTCGGCACCGGCTTCTTCATCGTGTTCGGCGTGCTGTCGGACCGCATCGGCCGCAAGCCGATCATCCTCGGCGGCTGCCTGATCGCGGCACTGACCTTCTTCCCGATCTTCAAGATGATCACCACCAACGCCAACCCGGCGCTGGAGAAGGCGATCGAGCAGACCAAGGTCGAGGTGGTGGCCGATCCCGCAGGCTGCGGCGACCTGTTCAACCCGGTCGGCACCCGCGTCTTCACCTTGCCTTGCGATACCGCCCGCGCCTTCCTGTCGCAGTCGTCGGTCAAGTACTCGACCAGCAGCGGCGCCGCCGGCTCCGGGGTCAAGGTCGTCGTCAACGGCAAGGACGTGGCTTACGCAAACGCCAAGGACAGCAACCCGGCGGTGCTCGCTGCGGTGCAGGCGGCCGGCTATCCGAAGGCGGGTGACGCCGGCATCGTGAAGATGTCGAATCCGTTCGACATCTTCCGCCCGCAGGTCGCCGCGATCATCGGTCTGCTGTTCATCCTGGTGATCTTCGTCACCATGGTCTACGGGCCGATCGCGGCGATGCTGGTGGAACTGTTCCCGACCCGCATCCGCTACACCTCGATGTCGCTGCCCTACCACATCGGCAACGGCTGGTTCGGCGGTCTGTTGCCCGCGACCGCATTCGCGATCGTGGCCTCGACCGGCGATATCTACGCGGGTCTCTGGTATCCGATCGCATTCGCGGTGATCACCGCCGTGGTCGGCTTCCTGTTCCTGCCCGAGACCAAGGACGTCGACATCAAGGCGAACTGA
- a CDS encoding ATP F0F1 synthase subunit B (Produces ATP from ADP in the presence of a proton gradient across the membrane. Subunit B is part of the membrane proton channel.), with product MFFEPEFWVAVAFVILMVVFAYLGIHKTVLTTLDHRAARIKAELDDATRLKQEAAKVLADYKARSATAEREAADIIANARAEAERIAADAKAKMEDFVTRRTKTAEGKIALAEAQALADVRAAAAEAAVQAASTILSQSVKGQVADDLLAKGITEVRQKLN from the coding sequence ATGTTCTTCGAACCTGAATTTTGGGTCGCCGTCGCCTTCGTGATCCTGATGGTCGTGTTCGCCTATCTCGGGATCCACAAGACCGTGCTGACGACGCTCGATCATCGCGCCGCCCGCATCAAGGCCGAACTCGACGACGCGACGCGTCTCAAGCAGGAAGCCGCCAAGGTGCTGGCCGACTACAAGGCGCGCAGCGCCACGGCCGAGCGCGAGGCTGCCGACATCATCGCCAACGCCAGGGCCGAGGCCGAGCGCATCGCGGCCGACGCCAAGGCGAAGATGGAAGATTTCGTCACCCGCCGCACCAAAACCGCGGAGGGCAAGATCGCGCTCGCCGAGGCCCAGGCGCTTGCCGATGTCCGCGCCGCAGCCGCGGAAGCCGCCGTCCAGGCCGCCTCCACCATCCTGTCGCAGTCGGTCAAGGGCCAGGTCGCCGACGACCTGCTTGCCAAGGGCATCACCGAAGTCCGGCAGAAGCTGAACTGA